In Epinephelus fuscoguttatus linkage group LG6, E.fuscoguttatus.final_Chr_v1, the DNA window GAAAAGAGAGTGTCAGTGTGAATAAAATGCAGCAGATGCTCATCAGTGTATATCCTCCCATGATGAGCACTTTCCTTCCCAGACAGTCGATGAGCATACCCTGTGAGACACACAGCATGTCACAAGACCAAAAACACTCTCCAGGCAAactctttattttactttgaccTTTAATGGGGTATTGTCAGTTTTTGTTCTTGCAAATCCTGTTGTCGTGCAGCTAtccttattttttcttttttctctagCATGAAGAATCAGAATTGTACAAAAGTAATGAGCATAAAAACAAGCTCCTACATACGCTCATGAATCCACCCAGGGGCAAGCTGGGGATTGCAGAGCCAGAAAATTTAAGCATCAAATACATAATtccctgcattctggtgaattttatgCACCATATTGTGCCTTTGCTGCATCGATTTATGGTATTTAtgtctttgattttgtcaaaataaaagtcctctgctacatTAATGCTTTTAttgggggacaaatgcacatgttcaaaCTATTGAGTGAGACGTGTCCCCTGCGTCCACCCTGAAACCTACACCTATGCATCCACCTCTCCTTAAACAATACATGGCATCTACATGTTGCCCCTTTTTGCCAGTGGCATGAAAAAATAATTGGCTGTCCTCTGGCTTATGATCAATCTTTGCACAAAATCTTCGGCTGTGAATCCCTTTGGAAATGATGCCCCTCTTTACGTTAGGCCAATCTCATTATCACACCTCCTGTAAGCCAGTTGGCATGAACACAGACATGATCTCCATTTCAGCCTCCTACAAAAACTGTGGATGCCAAGCAGTGAGGAAATTGTTGTGGACCAACAGAGCAAGCTATAGAGCTGCTGGTTGCAGCTAAAATATAAAACTCATACTTACACATGTTAAAGCTGTGATGCATTCACAGGCCCCAGTGCCAACGGTCACATATGGTATTTTATCAGCAGGAATACCAGCCTGTCTGAACAAGTAACCTGCATAGAAGTAAATCTTCaagaaaaaaggacaaaaagaacatatacaaataaataacagaGCTTTTGCCTTAAATCATCcactcaatcaatcaaaatcATCTTTTAGTAATCTTTGGTGGTGTTCTTTGGCAATACAGGCACTGATGAATAGATTCAATGTTGTAATAAACAGCTGGACAGATTATATTGGACGTAGGGATGGACGATGGACGATATAAAAATTTTATCCTGGTTTATGATATTAAGCATTCACTATAAGCTGAGCGTGGTGAATTTTCTGTCATAGTCTGCGCCTTTCCTTCATCCTCATGTGTCAGCTGTTTTTCCCTCCCCTTTGTTTCTTCTAGTTCCTTGCTTGTCTCTCTATGTCTATGTATCTGGGCGTGGCACTCATCAGTCCTGCTGCCAATTTGCCTGCTCACATGAAAGTCCAGTCCAGTCTCCGCCGGATTGTTCAGTCTACCTTGAGGTACTAACGATGGCCTACTTGTTGCTTATTGCTTTTttcctcttgtgttttttttttttgtttgcctgCCACTCCAGCCTGCCAACCTGTTTCCAGCCCTGCTCAGCCTGCCTGCCCTGTTTCTCCCGAGTGCCCTGGATCAACCCAAGACACCCCTTCTTGCGTATTGAAACTAAATCTACTTTAAACTGAACAGCTGTCTGAGTTGCACTTTTGGGTCCTGTTCTCTCTTTACTATTCAACATTTTCATTATTGGAATACTGAATATCATGTCCAGCAGCACACAAAGAGACTGCTGGGcaaccaacaataaaaagggactctgcaaaaacaggctgcaaacGAACCAGccacaaaaagaacaaaatatcTTGATCAAGCATCAGCATATTTCTTATCAAAGATATGATGCCATTCCAAATCGTAAAAAGGCCTGGCTTTAATCTTAATATTGTCCCATGCCTAACTGGAAGACAACAGTTATGTATCATCATGTACGTACAGCATTGATGCCATTCAGCTGTTGTGCCATGTTGAGCAGCATGATGGTGAGAAGCTGCCAGCGGACACTGCGATCAGTGAAGAGCTCCCAGGGCTTCTTGGCCTGGAAATTGGCTAAATTATTCCTCTCCTTCTCAATATCCTCCCATCCACCCTCACAGCCAACTGCACCATGCAGCTGCTTCAGAGCTGCAGACAGGGAAAACACATGACAAGCGTGGAGATTGTAGTTTTCTTCACATGCACTATTCATTGGTCCACTGAGAATCTGATCAAAAGGTTTCCTGCGTAAAACCATCTCACATTGTTATTGTGTTCGCAGAATGTTCATCACATGCTTAAACTCACTGCCATGAGGACAAATGTAACTCTGTTAACTCCTGACAACAGAAGTCCTCAGCCTTTTAAACCACACTGTCATGTGCACAGTCTTTGtaggcaaaaaataaaatcgCACAGATTTCGAAAAGGAAGTAACTGTGTAGTTGCAGTTAGTTTACCTTTCTTACATCCCTCATCATCTCCTTTGTCAATGAGCAGGTAACGCGGGCTCTCAGGGAACCAGGGCAGGATGAGGAGCTGCAGGATCGCTGGGATACATGTGGTGGAGAGCAGGATGGGCCAGTACTCTGCTTTGCCCAGGAGCTCTCTGTGAAATCACACAGACATGTCtaaacaaaatcacaaaatagAAGTTCAATCTTGTGAACACAGATGCTGCAGATAGGTTAATTTTGAGTGAAAATCAATGTACAGTGGTGGTTAGTTGCCTCGCAGCAAGAGGGTTCAGGGTTCAAACCCTGGGCCCTTTCTGTGTTTGCATgctcttcctcccacagtccagagacatgcaggttaggtcaACTGCTGGCTTTAAATTACCCATggttgtgaatgtgagtgtgaatggttgcctctctatgtgtcagccctgtgatagtctggtgacctgtccagagcGTAGTACGCCTCTCGCCCAATTTGAGCTGGGATAGCTCACCCACGCGACCCTAaataggataagtggttaccgattataaaatgccaaacattcacTCACTTGAGGCCGATCACTTGTCCTGCCAAGATCCCAGCAGTGAGGAAAATAGAGGTTCCCATTCCCATGGCCCCACGAAATGCAGTCGGAGCTATTTCCCCCAAATACAGAGGCTGAACACAAAGGCCAATGCCTGTGAGaataaaacacaattaaagCTACATTTAAGAAGCTTGACATGCAACAATCACTGGGATGTAGGAATACactctttaaatgtattttaaaaagtatttaccTGCATTCAATCCAGTGAGAAGACGTCCAATGATGAGTAACTCAAATGATCCTGTAGGGTAACTCAGACCCATCAGGAGAGCAGCCAGTAATGCAAACACATTACTGGCCAACAGTGCCCCTTTCCTGGAACAGCATTATCACATTAGAGCTTCACAACTGAGATACAATCTGGGAAAATAGGATCATTTGGAGAATAATACGTCACAGTATTTTCTTGTCCATACCTCCCCAGCTTCACAGACAACGTCCCACCGACTGTTGCTCCTATAAGTCCCCCAATGGTGAATATGGACACAATGGTGGACCAAAGCAGGGTGAGAACATCTGCTGATATGTCAGTTTGGTAACGCTCCCTCCAGGTTTGGTTGATGAAACTGTGCACATGCTGGAGACATGCATATATAACAggtgaaataaaaatgactgatcCCTGATCTACTGTATTTAAAAGATATATTTGAGCATGCATTTTAGACATCAGTGTGTCAGGATGTGTGCTGTATATTGTGTCATTAATGTGCAATAACTAACATGAGTACACAATTAacaatgcagtgacagacagTCGGATTATTACCATTGTGGGTGCATTGATGACAGACACATTATATCCATACTGAAAGGTCCCCCCTATACACGCAGCACACGCAGCCAGCACAAGTGTTGTGTTTGGAAACTGcaataaaacagacacaaaacaaatatttactcAATCATGAATAAAAATCTGCATCCCATCGCACCAACAGATCctcttttttaaatcttaaacTCATACTTTATCATTATACACATACCTTTGGTTGCTTTTTatctttgatttcttttataAGCAGAGGCTGATATTCATCCGTGAATTCTGTCGGCATTTTGGCCCTCAAGTTTTGCTCAAAATAACAGAGTCCTTCACGTAAAGTTTCCTCTCAGCAGGAATCTTAAATCACGACGGGAGGATGAGCTTTTCCTGAGGATGACACAAGTGATGTGTGGTCATGAAGTGACCGCGAGTTGAGGACAATCCGCTTTAATATTCCGTGTTTATCAATATTTCACGGCATCGGATCGCAAATGCACCAAGACGTGAACTCCACCTCGCTTTTATTTCTCCAAAGGACAGAAGAAGAGCACATCTATCCAATCGAAGACAAGCTGGTGCGCAAAATTGGCAGCATTTCCTAGAAAACATGGAATAAAATGGAACATTTTGGGAGCAATTGGACTCAGATGACAGGACTGCCGCTTGCCAAACAGCCCAAAGGAGGCGGAGAGTCTACACTGGCTGCTGAGAGACAAACAGTGGTGCAGACCTCATTCAGTATCTTATGAGATCTATGGGGAGTAAAAGCACGAGTCTCACAAAAACCTGAgtttttttgggttttgttttgttttctccagtaacaatatcttaaaaatattttgttcttTTCCCCACACATTTAGTCTACATGTCATGATGTATGTGAGGATGCTACACATTGCACATGTATTGCAGCCCTAGAGCACTGTTAAACACAGGAGAGGGtcttgtgtgttatttattttgggagGACCAAACTAATTTAAATAgttgtattttgcattttcttttgtttttgcaccaCAGATtccagatttttaaagaaaacattccaGGCTTGAAGGCATCTTGTCTGTAAAAATCACCCAAATTACAACTTTTATAACAAGaaattgtaaaaacagaaatacttgGATTTACAAAATTTCCAGCGGTCCTTGGACGCATCATGTGCTGCCAACACTTCagttacaaaaaaacacatagcCAAATCTAAGCTTAATATGATGatttttcatcaaaatcacaCGTCTCTCTTAAAaactggccaaaaataaaccagcACTAACCAGCAAACACCACAAGAGTTAAAAACCAAACTCCAGAATTCTGTCTTCAATGTTTAACTGTCACACATCAAAGGATACACTTTcaaaatctaataactaatttgTGGTGGAGgaagggtcatgcattttctgccagtcactcagtgatgctcaaggaaaaatatttgtagcttataaaaacaaagtcacactgCAGCACCCCATcttctgataagtaaagaacagtccctaaatagGCTATATCTGTGAATCAACATGGGCCTGTAAGATGTGCAGATGTAAAAAGGCTGAGAGTATAAGAATTTATGTActgtaataatttaataatatagGCTACAATCAGCAGTAAACGAAGCGTTGACTCGCCCTGTGCTTCATACTTCAGAGGAGCACTCAGTGAAGTGATGTGAACATTTACAGCAGCTGCAGTCTCTCTGAATGATCATTTAAAAAGGTTAATGAATAAACTGGACAGAGGTTTCTATGCTTAGGTTAAGGTTACATCTTAATGTTGTTATAGTCAAATATTAAGGGCATggatcatttttattgcaggcTATGTTTTGGCATCACTATCTAAGACACGATTGATTGTAGGCTATGTGAGAAACCTATATGTGTTAATGGATTACTTGCATTCACAACTGCCTTAATACAAAGCACAGTACAAAGGATCAGCAGCAACCAGAGAGTTTTCACAATCTGGCAACCCAAAACTTGTTCTTGATCTGCAAAGCATGAAATATAttgttttatcatttcataTTGAAAAGATTTATTAACAATTAATAAACCATTTGTTCCACTTTTAACCCCTTTATAAAGAGTGTCTTTAATGATATATGGACTACATTTgatcacatttacatttcttcacTCTGATTTGTGCACTACTACTCCTCATTATTAATTTAAGCATCATGCAATGAGTataacaataaacaaataagaaaTAAACCCCAACATGTGTTGGGCAAATGCTGGCTTTCCAGGCAAACTCTGGTGCACGATGACAACATGATGTTATGAAAATTTGCACAGAGGGTCGATTTGAACTCACCTTTCTCTTTGATTGTGCAGGCTCTTCACTGAAGTTCATTTTGGAAGCTGCCGTAAAATAATGTTTGAATGAAGCGTTTATAATGGATGTTCCACTTCAGCCGAAGCACTTACGTAACTGCAGCCTATTGTAAGGTGCAGCATATGATCTCAGCtcggagtggggggggggggactcaTTAACTCCTTAAAGCACATTCCTGCCTCATGATGAGGCTAAAGGGGGGATTACTGACCCAAATACAGAAATATTATTCACCCTTTGTTgtctaaataaaatgaattggACACTTGATGTACCCAGTTATTACTCTACATATAGGCATGACCCCAAAGTTCTGCATTCATATGCCTAAAGACTGTGATCAGTAGAGCACTGGAGACTGAAAGAGCACCTTTGATTCATACACCTGTCTGGAAATAGCATTTTCAGTAGCTTAAAATAATATTCTGTTGAATATATTGTGATTACTGAAAGAGGAACTACAATAACCAGTTATTatcatatttaaaaatacatgtatgaCCATATAAATATCCTGTTTTAAGTGCTTTCCCATCATAGTTATTGTCAAGTCATAGAAAAATACTATAAGAAATCACAAAATCATCAAATCATGTTGAGTAACTTTAGGTCTTATAAAGAAAAACTACAGTTTATATTTTCAGCATCAGTTTCTGCCAATATCACCCCATAAGCACTATCAGGGTTTTTGAGGGCATGCCGTTCTGCATGCATGACCCAAAGAGTGGAGAAGTCTACCAGCCAAAAACTTTTAATCCTGCAAGAGCCATTGAAAATGTGGTCATGCCAGCACCTGGCCATTTGAGCTTTAAAGTAAAAATCCACCCCAAAATAGAGTTAACACATTATTCCCCATTCCCACTTCTGttgtccccccaaaaaatgctCAGTTAAGTTTTGTGGGCAGCAGACAGTGTGTGGCGatgagctgctccacagacaccAGATAAAAGAAACACTCATGTGACTGTAGCAGCTCCAGGAACACCGTGTGATTCACAGCTGGAAGCCCTCAGTCCAAATAAAACTCATTTGGGTGTAAtgtacaaaaaatatttgagcaACCAGACTCAGTATATTGACTTTATAATACACTTACTAACATACTGTCTAACTAGAATAACTGTCTTGTGgctgtatgcctctgcaaaccagtcaagttgcatttacagtttac includes these proteins:
- the slc2a11b gene encoding solute carrier family 2, facilitated glucose transporter member 11b isoform X1, yielding MPTEFTDEYQPLLIKEIKDKKQPKFPNTTLVLAACAACIGGTFQYGYNVSVINAPTMHVHSFINQTWRERYQTDISADVLTLLWSTIVSIFTIGGLIGATVGGTLSVKLGRKGALLASNVFALLAALLMGLSYPTGSFELLIIGRLLTGLNAGIGLCVQPLYLGEIAPTAFRGAMGMGTSIFLTAGILAGQVIGLKELLGKAEYWPILLSTTCIPAILQLLILPWFPESPRYLLIDKGDDEGCKKALKQLHGAVGCEGGWEDIEKERNNLANFQAKKPWELFTDRSVRWQLLTIMLLNMAQQLNGINAIYFYAGYLFRQAGIPADKIPYVTVGTGACECITALTCGMLIDCLGRKVLIMGGYTLMSICCILFTLTLSFQDASPIVPYLSLACVFAFILSFGLGPGGITNILTTELFTQTTRPAAYMIAGFLNWFSFFFIGLVFPFIVIGLQQYCFLVFLAVCSLMAIYIFFVVPETKNKTFVEIHNEFHSSNNRKAHSADGAGTTLLSTSI
- the slc2a11b gene encoding solute carrier family 2, facilitated glucose transporter member 11b isoform X2, which produces MNFSEEPAQSKRKFPNTTLVLAACAACIGGTFQYGYNVSVINAPTMHVHSFINQTWRERYQTDISADVLTLLWSTIVSIFTIGGLIGATVGGTLSVKLGRKGALLASNVFALLAALLMGLSYPTGSFELLIIGRLLTGLNAGIGLCVQPLYLGEIAPTAFRGAMGMGTSIFLTAGILAGQVIGLKELLGKAEYWPILLSTTCIPAILQLLILPWFPESPRYLLIDKGDDEGCKKALKQLHGAVGCEGGWEDIEKERNNLANFQAKKPWELFTDRSVRWQLLTIMLLNMAQQLNGINAIYFYAGYLFRQAGIPADKIPYVTVGTGACECITALTCGMLIDCLGRKVLIMGGYTLMSICCILFTLTLSFQDASPIVPYLSLACVFAFILSFGLGPGGITNILTTELFTQTTRPAAYMIAGFLNWFSFFFIGLVFPFIVIGLQQYCFLVFLAVCSLMAIYIFFVVPETKNKTFVEIHNEFHSSNNRKAHSADGAGTTLLSTSI